The following proteins are encoded in a genomic region of Mycoplasma sp. NEAQ87857:
- a CDS encoding ABC transporter ATP-binding protein translates to MKLLLKYFKKEISIILFVVFLEVLAFGFYPYVFKIFVDLLKNNLALTLFSDSKFVIYFALFLALNTLILVFASIVMFLKLKLNNKFRLLIQRNLFNIFTNKGLKMFREIKEGDKLTVLTKVTEVVGSSIVNNFINLFSSLGKTIALTIGIGLVAPITLSYLIPISLVFLLVSLFLNGLMQNMVANVNDYFNNEMQVQNEAAELIYSANVLGINDKVFTKTTNLVKDLNNKYLHKMIKSEAYLKLIEGTLASLSFILILMISIILIFKTPYIDFAILVLIINQSKTLVDSVESLFGGIFSLRAFNGALNDFLKTLHPDLSYDHKFALIDKNINKLKSLNLIDIDFGYDNKTIFNQANLNINQGDKVLIYGESGVGKSSLFDILLGVNNLNNGSYVFNDVPINEQEIKDIYKNYYVSSSEINFYEDTLMNNLILGDKHKINDAISLLKEFNLEQLDVNEMVDLTNLQYSLGQIQRLAIIRALMSDKDILLFDESLSNIDPSNAAIIYDALVKSNKTIILISHTIKELDKDKFNKVYKLEGGKINELLS, encoded by the coding sequence ATGAAACTATTATTAAAATATTTTAAAAAAGAAATTTCAATAATTCTTTTTGTGGTTTTCTTAGAAGTGCTTGCTTTTGGGTTTTATCCATATGTTTTTAAAATATTTGTTGATTTATTAAAAAATAACTTAGCATTGACTTTGTTTAGCGATAGTAAATTTGTTATTTATTTTGCTTTATTCTTAGCTTTAAATACATTAATATTGGTTTTTGCATCAATTGTCATGTTTTTAAAATTAAAATTAAATAATAAATTTAGACTTTTAATTCAAAGAAATCTTTTTAACATTTTTACTAATAAAGGGCTAAAAATGTTTAGAGAAATAAAAGAAGGAGATAAATTAACTGTATTAACCAAAGTAACAGAAGTTGTTGGTTCTAGTATAGTAAATAATTTCATTAATTTATTTTCATCTTTAGGTAAAACTATTGCTTTAACTATTGGTATTGGACTTGTCGCTCCAATTACTTTAAGTTATTTAATTCCAATTTCTTTAGTATTTTTATTAGTAAGCTTATTCTTGAATGGATTAATGCAAAACATGGTAGCTAATGTCAATGACTACTTCAATAATGAAATGCAAGTCCAAAATGAAGCTGCAGAATTAATTTACAGTGCTAATGTACTAGGAATTAACGATAAAGTTTTTACAAAAACTACTAATTTAGTGAAGGATTTAAATAATAAATATTTACATAAAATGATTAAAAGTGAAGCTTATTTAAAATTAATTGAAGGAACATTAGCGAGTTTATCATTCATTTTAATTTTAATGATTAGTATTATTTTAATCTTTAAAACTCCATATATTGATTTTGCGATTTTAGTTTTAATTATTAATCAAAGTAAAACTTTAGTAGATTCAGTAGAGTCTTTATTTGGTGGAATTTTTAGCCTAAGAGCTTTCAATGGAGCACTTAATGATTTTCTTAAAACTCTTCATCCAGATTTAAGTTATGATCATAAATTTGCTTTGATTGACAAAAATATTAATAAACTAAAAAGTTTAAATTTAATTGATATTGATTTTGGATATGATAATAAAACTATTTTTAACCAAGCTAACTTAAACATTAATCAAGGGGACAAAGTCTTGATTTATGGAGAAAGTGGAGTTGGTAAAAGTTCATTATTTGATATTTTATTAGGAGTTAATAATTTAAATAATGGTAGTTATGTGTTTAATGATGTGCCAATAAACGAGCAAGAAATTAAAGACATTTATAAAAATTACTATGTTTCTAGCTCAGAAATTAATTTCTATGAAGATACTTTAATGAATAATTTAATTCTTGGAGACAAGCATAAAATTAATGATGCAATTAGTTTATTAAAAGAATTTAATTTAGAACAATTAGATGTAAATGAAATGGTTGATTTAACCAATTTACAATATTCACTTGGCCAAATACAAAGATTAGCAATCATTCGTGCTTTAATGAGTGATAAAGATATTTTATTATTTGATGAATCTTTAAGTAATATTGACCCAAGTAATGCTGCAATTATTTATGATGCTTTAGTAAAAAGCAATAAAACTATTATTCTAATTTCACACACTATAAAAGAATTAGATAAAGATAAATTTAATAAAGTTTATAAATTAGAAGGAGGAAAAATAAATGAATTACTATCTTAA
- a CDS encoding ABC transporter ATP-binding protein yields the protein MNYYLKKFLKLYHLSIPLLLVATFNALVAALQLFLLNQFLISWNTASVNNDFLIWIVLYLCSFIIIIFSNTLEEYVAYSVITKYKNILTLEWYKTILQKHQKSLNKVGKDKILNLFHTDAFNVAVNTAQFLLIVSSIVSIAGTLIIYGTIAPKVMGIIFIVSLIILPIKIYLVVRAIPKQKVKESKIAEKWMGKVIAFTQVQNVFLNNNKTVYFDHLYQEQTSPIVKMYNKVVMKTKLFGEGSKFLNKFAFIITFVVSLVLYVKGYVDLSVLIVLVINFATYVGYLDALINNYMFINTVKEFDNKAKEFFSELFDKKALAFDHFDQLSIQNLNFNYQEKSIFQDFNLTINANDKVLIKGTSGKGKSTLINLMMNYLDPTSGTIKINNTLYEQETDLANLFTLVNKDIQLLEYPSLNQIIAAQETNYSVEKINQLKELFNINFIEDETNVDVSNLSEGQVQRIKLASAFYIDKPVFLLDEVLSNLDKENRDDILNKILSLDKTIIFVSHHLTSNQEDLFNKKVIL from the coding sequence ATGAATTACTATCTTAAAAAGTTTTTAAAACTATATCATTTATCAATTCCTTTACTTTTAGTTGCAACTTTTAATGCTTTAGTAGCTGCTTTACAATTATTTTTATTAAATCAATTTTTAATTAGTTGAAATACAGCAAGTGTAAATAATGATTTTTTAATTTGAATTGTATTATATTTATGTTCTTTTATAATTATTATTTTTTCAAATACTTTAGAAGAATATGTTGCTTATAGTGTAATTACTAAATACAAAAATATTTTAACGCTTGAGTGATATAAAACTATTTTGCAAAAACATCAAAAGAGTTTAAACAAAGTAGGTAAAGATAAAATTCTTAACCTTTTCCATACTGATGCTTTTAATGTTGCAGTTAATACTGCTCAGTTTTTATTAATTGTTAGCTCAATAGTTTCTATTGCTGGTACTTTAATTATTTATGGAACTATAGCACCAAAAGTAATGGGAATTATTTTTATTGTGTCATTAATTATCTTACCAATTAAGATTTATTTAGTAGTTAGAGCTATCCCTAAACAAAAAGTTAAAGAATCAAAAATTGCAGAAAAATGAATGGGAAAAGTTATTGCGTTTACTCAAGTACAAAACGTCTTTTTAAACAATAATAAAACTGTATATTTTGACCATTTATATCAAGAACAAACTTCACCAATTGTTAAAATGTACAATAAAGTAGTAATGAAAACAAAACTCTTTGGTGAAGGTTCAAAATTTTTAAATAAATTTGCTTTCATAATTACTTTTGTTGTTTCGCTAGTTTTATATGTTAAAGGATATGTTGATTTAAGTGTATTAATTGTTTTAGTAATTAATTTTGCAACTTATGTAGGTTATTTAGATGCTTTAATTAATAACTATATGTTTATTAATACAGTGAAAGAATTTGATAATAAAGCTAAAGAATTCTTTAGTGAATTATTTGATAAAAAAGCTTTAGCTTTTGATCATTTTGATCAATTAAGCATTCAAAATTTAAACTTTAATTATCAAGAAAAAAGCATATTCCAAGATTTTAATTTAACTATTAATGCTAATGATAAAGTCTTAATTAAAGGAACTAGTGGTAAAGGTAAATCAACTTTAATTAATTTAATGATGAATTACTTAGATCCTACTAGTGGAACCATAAAAATTAATAACACTTTATATGAACAAGAAACTGATTTAGCTAATTTATTTACTTTAGTTAATAAAGATATTCAATTACTTGAATATCCTAGTTTAAACCAAATTATTGCAGCTCAAGAAACAAACTATTCAGTTGAAAAAATCAATCAACTTAAAGAGTTATTCAACATTAATTTCATCGAAGATGAAACAAATGTTGATGTTAGTAATCTTTCAGAAGGTCAAGTGCAAAGAATCAAACTTGCAAGTGCTTTTTATATTGATAAACCAGTATTTTTATTAGATGAAGTTTTAAGTAATTTAGATAAAGAAAATCGGGATGATATTTTAAATAAAATTTTATCTCTTGATAAAACTATTATTTTTGTATCACACCATTTAACTTCAAATCAAGAAGATTTATTTAATAAGAAAGTGATTTTATAA